One segment of Paraburkholderia caribensis DNA contains the following:
- a CDS encoding RbsD/FucU family protein has translation MLKNLDPLLNADVLHALRAMGHGDEVVICDANFPGDSVARESVTGKLLRLDGVDAPRAIRALLSVLPLDTFVDDPASRMEVVGEPNTLPAVQREAQAEVNEAEGRDVPFVGIERFAFYARAKKAYCVIATGETRGYGCFIFKKGVLLAPDAPKA, from the coding sequence GTGCTGAAGAATCTGGACCCGCTGTTGAACGCCGATGTGCTGCACGCGCTGCGCGCGATGGGCCACGGTGACGAAGTGGTGATTTGCGACGCGAACTTTCCTGGCGACTCGGTCGCGCGGGAGTCCGTGACGGGCAAACTGCTGCGGCTCGACGGCGTCGATGCGCCGCGCGCGATTCGCGCGCTGCTGTCGGTGCTGCCGCTCGATACGTTCGTCGACGATCCCGCCTCGCGCATGGAAGTGGTCGGCGAGCCGAACACGCTTCCCGCCGTGCAGCGCGAAGCGCAAGCCGAAGTGAACGAGGCGGAAGGGCGCGACGTGCCGTTCGTCGGCATCGAGCGCTTTGCGTTCTATGCACGCGCGAAGAAAGCCTACTGCGTGATCGCCACGGGCGAAACGCGCGGCTACGGCTGCTTCATCTTCAAGAAGGGCGTGCTGCTCGCGCCCGACGCACCAAAGGCATGA